Proteins encoded together in one Pseudomonas sp. Seg1 window:
- a CDS encoding methyl-accepting chemotaxis protein gives MTRNMKFSHKILLAAALVVAVAFACFIFFNDYRQREALGSSTEASMQELGSLTTSNIQTWLESRIQLLQSLSQQVAVDGNAPASLKRIIDLPAYTGNFQLSYFGGADGVMFSVPAGNRAPDYDPRARGWYKAANSAQQTIVTEPYIAASSGKLVITVATPVQRLGQMIGVAGADIDLTSVSAIINSLNFGGHGHAFIVSADGKILIHPDSKLVLKTLAEAYPNGAPKVSPGLKEVEFDGKTQLISFTRVNGVPSADWYVALVLDKDTAFSMLSEFRTSALIAMVIAVVIIIALLGMLIRVLMQPLLTMGRAMHDIAEGEGDLTKRLVIHGNDEFGALGTSFNRFVERIHTSIREVASATGQVNEVALRVVAASNSSMYNSDQQATRTNSVAAAINQLGAAAQEIAQNAALASQHSSDARSLAVDGQQVVDKTIQAMQQLSAKISDSCGNIETLNSNTVNIGQILEVITSISQQTNLLALNAAIEAARAGEAGRGFAVVADEVRNLAHRTQDSAQQVQKMIEELQVGARQAVSIMTESQRESESSVGIANQAGERLGSVTQRIGEIDGMNQSVATATEEQTAVVESINVDINEINTLNQEGVENLQATLRACSDLEQQAARLKQLVGSFRI, from the coding sequence ATGACCAGAAACATGAAATTCAGCCACAAGATCTTGTTGGCTGCCGCCCTCGTGGTGGCCGTTGCGTTCGCCTGTTTCATTTTCTTCAACGACTATCGACAGCGCGAAGCTTTGGGCAGCAGCACCGAAGCGTCGATGCAGGAACTGGGCAGCCTGACCACCAGCAACATCCAGACCTGGCTGGAAAGCCGCATTCAGTTGCTGCAGTCGCTGTCGCAACAAGTGGCCGTCGACGGCAACGCTCCCGCCAGCCTGAAACGCATCATCGACCTGCCCGCCTACACCGGCAATTTCCAGCTGAGCTACTTCGGCGGTGCTGACGGCGTAATGTTCTCGGTCCCTGCCGGCAACCGCGCACCTGACTATGACCCCCGCGCCCGTGGCTGGTACAAAGCGGCCAACAGCGCGCAACAGACCATCGTCACCGAACCGTACATTGCCGCCTCGTCGGGCAAACTGGTGATCACCGTCGCCACCCCGGTACAACGCCTGGGTCAGATGATTGGTGTCGCCGGTGCCGACATCGACCTGACCAGTGTCAGCGCGATCATCAACTCGCTGAACTTCGGCGGCCATGGCCACGCGTTCATCGTCAGTGCCGACGGCAAAATCCTGATTCACCCGGACAGCAAACTGGTGCTCAAGACCCTCGCCGAGGCCTACCCCAACGGCGCGCCGAAAGTCAGCCCGGGCCTGAAAGAAGTCGAGTTCGACGGCAAGACCCAACTGATCTCGTTCACCCGCGTCAACGGCGTACCGTCGGCCGACTGGTACGTGGCGCTGGTGCTGGACAAGGACACCGCGTTCTCGATGCTCAGCGAATTCCGTACCTCGGCGCTGATCGCCATGGTCATTGCCGTGGTGATCATCATCGCCCTGCTCGGCATGCTGATCCGCGTGCTGATGCAGCCGCTGCTGACCATGGGCCGTGCGATGCACGACATCGCCGAAGGTGAAGGCGACCTGACCAAGCGTCTGGTGATCCATGGCAACGATGAGTTCGGCGCGCTGGGCACGTCCTTCAACCGTTTCGTCGAGCGTATCCACACCTCGATCCGCGAAGTGGCCTCGGCCACCGGCCAAGTCAACGAAGTCGCCCTGCGCGTGGTCGCCGCCTCGAACTCGTCGATGTACAACTCCGACCAGCAAGCGACACGCACCAACAGCGTCGCGGCGGCGATCAACCAGCTCGGCGCCGCCGCCCAGGAAATCGCCCAGAACGCCGCGCTCGCCTCGCAACACTCCAGCGATGCGCGCAGCCTCGCGGTCGACGGCCAGCAGGTTGTGGATAAAACCATCCAGGCCATGCAGCAGCTGTCGGCGAAGATCAGCGATTCGTGCGGCAACATCGAAACCTTGAACAGCAACACGGTGAACATCGGTCAGATTCTGGAAGTGATCACCAGCATCTCGCAGCAGACCAACCTGTTGGCACTGAACGCCGCCATCGAAGCCGCCCGTGCCGGTGAGGCTGGCCGTGGTTTTGCGGTGGTTGCCGACGAAGTCCGCAACCTCGCGCACCGCACTCAGGATTCGGCGCAGCAAGTGCAGAAGATGATCGAAGAGCTGCAAGTCGGCGCCCGTCAGGCCGTGAGCATAATGACCGAGAGCCAGCGCGAGAGCGAAAGCAGCGTCGGCATCGCCAATCAGGCCGGCGAACGTCTGGGCAGCGTGACCCAGCGCATCGGCGAAATCGACGGGATGAACCAGTCGGTGGCCACCGCGACTGAAGAGCAGACGGCGGTGGTCGAGTCGATTAACGTGGACATCAACGAGATCAACACGCTGAATCAGGAAGGTGTGGAGAACTTGCAGGCGACGTTGCGGGCTTGTTCGGATCTTGAGCAGCAGGCGGCGCGGCTGAAGCAGTTGGTGGGTAGCTTCC
- a CDS encoding lipoprotein has protein sequence MSLRSLALLSFCVLLAACSKVNQENYSKLSAGMAKAEVETLLGKPTDCSGALGMSSCTWGDKNSFISVQYAGDKVLMFSGQGLK, from the coding sequence ATGTCGCTGCGATCCCTCGCCCTGCTGTCGTTTTGCGTGCTGTTGGCCGCATGCAGCAAGGTCAACCAGGAAAACTACTCGAAACTGTCTGCCGGCATGGCCAAGGCCGAAGTGGAAACGTTGCTCGGTAAACCAACCGATTGTTCGGGCGCGCTCGGCATGTCCAGTTGCACCTGGGGCGACAAGAACAGCTTTATCAGCGTGCAGTACGCCGGTGACAAAGTGCTGATGTTTTCCGGCCAAGGCCTGAAGTAA
- a CDS encoding lipocalin family protein: protein MKRLLLILFAGLVLAGCATSGVDPLAPKTVNSVNLKRYQGTWYELARLPMYFQRNCAQSEARYTLKPDGNVAVFNRCMTADWQWEEVKGTAYPQVPGKTDKLWVEFDTWFSRLIPGVAKGEYWVLYVSDDYKTAIVGDPSRKYLWLLSRTPTVNGVVREELLSKARQQGYDTTRLIWRASDRQMAKTSN, encoded by the coding sequence ATGAAGCGGTTATTGCTTATCCTTTTTGCTGGCCTGGTACTGGCCGGCTGCGCCACTTCCGGCGTGGATCCGTTGGCGCCGAAGACCGTCAACAGCGTCAATCTCAAGCGTTATCAGGGCACCTGGTATGAGCTGGCGCGTCTGCCGATGTATTTCCAGCGCAATTGCGCGCAATCCGAAGCCCGTTACACCCTCAAGCCCGATGGCAACGTCGCGGTGTTCAACCGCTGCATGACCGCGGACTGGCAGTGGGAAGAGGTCAAGGGCACGGCTTATCCACAGGTGCCGGGCAAGACCGACAAGTTGTGGGTCGAGTTCGATACCTGGTTCTCGCGGTTGATTCCGGGTGTGGCGAAGGGCGAATACTGGGTGTTGTACGTCAGCGACGACTACAAGACCGCCATCGTCGGCGATCCGAGTCGCAAGTACTTGTGGTTGCTGTCACGTACGCCGACCGTCAACGGTGTGGTGCGTGAAGAGCTGCTGAGCAAGGCGCGGCAACAGGGTTACGACACCACGCGACTGATCTGGCGAGCGTCGGATCGGCAGATGGCCAAGACCTCGAATTAA
- a CDS encoding formimidoylglutamate deiminase — translation MSAFFAERALLPNGWANNVRLEVSADGLLTRIQADSTADGAERLSGPLLPGMPNLHSHAFQRAMAGLAEVAGNPNDSFWTWRDLMYRLVGKISPDQLGVIARQLYIEMLKAGYTSVAEFHYVHHDSNGQPYADPAELALRISQAASESGIGLTLLPVLYSHAGFGGQTPNDGQRRFINSSENYLNLQSRLQPLLAQQKAQSLGLCFHSLRAVTPQQISEVLAASDKQCPVHIHIAEQQKEVDDCLSWSGRRPLQWLYENAEVDQRWCLVHATHANPEEVTLMAKSRAIAGLCLTTEANLGDGIFPAVDFLAQGGRMGIGSDSHVSLSVVEELRWLEYGQRLRDQRRNRLYGADQPMVGRTLYDAALDGGAQALGQPIGALEVGKRADWIVLDGNDPYLATASGDGILNRWLFAGGDRQVRDVLVNGQWVVRDGRHAGEEESARAFTQVLRDLLG, via the coding sequence ATGTCCGCCTTCTTTGCCGAACGCGCGCTGCTGCCTAACGGATGGGCCAACAATGTACGTCTTGAGGTCAGCGCCGATGGCCTGCTGACCCGAATCCAGGCCGATTCCACCGCAGATGGCGCCGAACGGCTGAGCGGTCCGTTGCTGCCGGGGATGCCCAATCTGCACTCCCATGCCTTCCAGCGCGCAATGGCCGGGTTGGCCGAAGTGGCCGGCAACCCCAACGACAGTTTCTGGACGTGGCGCGATCTGATGTATCGGCTCGTCGGAAAAATCAGTCCGGATCAACTCGGCGTCATTGCCCGTCAGCTGTACATCGAAATGCTCAAGGCCGGTTACACCTCGGTCGCCGAATTCCATTACGTGCACCACGACAGCAACGGTCAGCCGTATGCGGACCCGGCTGAACTGGCGTTGCGCATCAGTCAGGCGGCCAGTGAAAGCGGCATCGGTCTGACCCTGCTGCCGGTGCTCTACAGCCACGCAGGCTTCGGCGGTCAGACACCCAACGATGGCCAGCGCCGCTTTATCAACAGCAGCGAAAACTACTTGAATCTGCAATCACGCTTGCAGCCGCTGCTGGCTCAGCAAAAGGCGCAATCATTGGGTCTGTGCTTCCACTCGCTGCGCGCGGTCACACCTCAGCAGATCAGCGAAGTATTGGCCGCCAGCGACAAGCAATGCCCGGTGCACATCCACATCGCCGAACAGCAAAAGGAAGTCGACGACTGCCTGAGCTGGAGTGGCCGGCGCCCGCTGCAATGGCTCTATGAAAACGCCGAAGTCGATCAGCGCTGGTGCCTGGTCCACGCCACTCATGCCAACCCGGAAGAAGTCACGCTGATGGCCAAGAGTCGCGCCATCGCCGGTCTGTGCCTGACTACCGAAGCGAACCTGGGCGACGGGATTTTCCCGGCGGTGGATTTCCTCGCTCAAGGCGGACGCATGGGTATCGGTTCCGACAGCCATGTGTCGCTCAGTGTCGTCGAGGAGTTGCGCTGGTTGGAATACGGTCAGCGTCTGCGCGATCAGCGGCGTAACCGTTTGTATGGCGCGGATCAACCGATGGTTGGCCGTACGCTGTATGACGCAGCGCTGGACGGTGGCGCTCAGGCATTGGGGCAGCCAATTGGTGCGCTGGAAGTCGGCAAGCGTGCGGACTGGATTGTGCTCGATGGCAACGATCCATATCTGGCGACCGCCAGTGGTGACGGGATTTTGAATCGCTGGTTGTTTGCTGGCGGGGACCGTCAGGTGCGCGATGTGCTGGTCAACGGCCAGTGGGTGGTGCGTGACGGGCGGCATGCTGGCGAAGAGGAAAGTGCACGCGCGTTCACCCAGGTTCTGCGCGACCTTTTAGGCTGA
- the hutC gene encoding histidine utilization repressor → MGDSPAPLYARVKQMITQQIDSGNWPPHYRVPSESELVNQLGFSRMTINRALREMTADGLLVRMQGVGTFVAEPKSQSALFEVHNIADEIASRGHRHTCQVITLEEEAAGSERALALDMREGQKVFHSLIVHYENDIPVQIEDRFVNALVAPEYLKQDFTLQTPYAYLNQVAPLTEGEHVVEAILAEPSECKLLQIEKGEPCLLIRRRTWSGRQPVTAARLIHPGSRHRLEGRFHK, encoded by the coding sequence ATGGGCGACAGTCCGGCGCCCTTGTACGCGCGCGTCAAACAGATGATCACCCAGCAGATCGACAGCGGTAACTGGCCGCCGCACTACCGCGTGCCGTCGGAAAGCGAGCTGGTCAATCAGCTCGGCTTCAGCCGCATGACCATCAACCGCGCGTTGCGCGAAATGACCGCCGACGGACTGCTGGTGCGCATGCAGGGCGTCGGCACTTTCGTTGCCGAGCCGAAGAGCCAGTCCGCGCTGTTCGAAGTGCACAACATAGCCGACGAAATCGCCTCCCGTGGCCATCGCCACACCTGCCAGGTGATCACCCTCGAAGAAGAGGCCGCCGGTTCCGAACGTGCGCTGGCGCTGGACATGCGCGAAGGACAGAAGGTCTTCCATTCGCTGATCGTGCATTACGAAAACGACATTCCGGTGCAAATCGAAGACCGCTTCGTCAACGCGCTGGTCGCCCCGGAATACCTCAAGCAGGACTTCACCCTGCAAACCCCTTATGCCTACTTGAATCAGGTCGCGCCACTGACCGAAGGCGAGCACGTGGTCGAGGCGATTCTTGCCGAACCGTCCGAGTGCAAGTTGCTGCAGATCGAGAAGGGCGAGCCGTGCCTGCTGATCCGTCGTCGCACGTGGTCGGGGCGTCAGCCGGTTACCGCCGCACGATTGATTCACCCGGGTTCTCGTCATCGTCTGGAAGGACGCTTTCATAAATGA
- a CDS encoding HutD family protein, whose translation MSSEVKVLRAEGYPRMPWKNGGGSTEEITRDAGAGLDGFGWRLSIADIAESGGFSTFAGYQRVITVLQGDGMTLCVDGDDTRPLLPLDPFAFSGESQVSCTLLGGAIRDFNLIYAPQRYRARLQWLDGEQRFFSSAGTVLVFSVSELLEVAVGEKTAQLGRHDCLQLDGNTGLVEVAVNGGCCVIELTTR comes from the coding sequence ATGAGCAGTGAAGTGAAGGTTTTACGCGCTGAAGGTTATCCGCGCATGCCGTGGAAAAACGGCGGCGGCAGCACCGAGGAAATCACCCGTGACGCGGGTGCCGGTCTGGATGGTTTTGGCTGGCGGCTGTCGATTGCCGACATCGCCGAGTCGGGCGGTTTTTCAACCTTCGCCGGATACCAGCGGGTGATCACCGTGTTGCAGGGCGACGGCATGACCCTGTGTGTGGACGGTGACGATACTCGGCCATTGTTACCGCTCGACCCGTTTGCTTTCAGCGGCGAAAGTCAGGTGTCCTGCACACTGCTCGGTGGCGCGATCCGCGACTTCAACCTGATCTACGCGCCGCAGCGTTACCGCGCGCGGTTGCAGTGGCTGGATGGCGAGCAGCGGTTTTTCAGTTCGGCGGGGACGGTGCTGGTGTTCAGTGTCAGTGAGTTGCTGGAAGTGGCGGTCGGTGAAAAGACCGCACAGCTTGGACGGCATGATTGCCTGCAACTGGACGGTAACACCGGGCTGGTTGAGGTTGCGGTCAATGGCGGTTGCTGCGTGATCGAACTGACTACGCGCTGA
- the hutU gene encoding urocanate hydratase — protein sequence MTTATTFTKHRDVEIRAARGNKLTAKSWLTEAPLRMLMNNLDPEVAENPKELVVYGGIGRAARNWECYDKIVESLTNLNDDETLLVQSGKPVGVFKTHSNAPRVLIANSNLVPHWASWEHFNELDAKGLAMYGQMTAGSWIYIGSQGIVQGTYETFVEAGRQHYNDNLTGKWVLTAGLGGMGGAQPLAATLAGACSLNIECQQVSIDFRLKSRYVDEQAKDLDDALARIDKYTKEGKAISIALLGNAAEILPELVKRGVRPDMVTDQTSAHDPLNGYLPAGWTWDEYRARAKTEPAAVIKAAKQSMAVHVKAMLEFQKQGIPTFDYGNNIRQMAQEEGVENAFDFPGFVPAYIRPLFCRGIGPFRWAALSGDPQDIYKTDAKVKELIPDDAHLHNWLDMARERISFQGLPARICWVGLGLRAKLGLAFNEMVRSGELSAPIVIGRDHLDSGSVSSPNRETESMQDGSDAVSDWPLLNALLNTASGATWVSLHHGGGVGMGFSQHSGMVIVCDGTDEAAERIARVLHNDPATGVMRHADAGYQIAIDCAKEQGLNLPMITGK from the coding sequence ATGACCACTGCTACTACATTTACAAAGCATCGTGACGTAGAAATCCGCGCCGCACGCGGCAACAAGCTGACCGCCAAGAGCTGGCTGACCGAAGCGCCGCTGCGCATGCTGATGAACAACCTCGATCCGGAAGTCGCCGAGAACCCGAAAGAATTGGTGGTCTACGGTGGTATCGGTCGCGCTGCGCGTAACTGGGAGTGCTACGACAAGATCGTCGAGAGCCTGACCAACCTGAACGACGACGAGACCCTGCTGGTGCAATCCGGCAAACCGGTCGGCGTGTTCAAGACCCACAGCAACGCCCCGCGCGTACTGATCGCCAACTCCAACCTCGTACCGCACTGGGCGAGCTGGGAGCATTTCAACGAACTCGACGCCAAAGGCTTGGCCATGTACGGCCAGATGACCGCCGGCAGCTGGATCTATATCGGCAGCCAGGGCATCGTTCAAGGCACCTACGAAACCTTCGTTGAAGCCGGGCGCCAGCACTACAACGACAACCTCACCGGCAAGTGGGTCCTGACCGCAGGTCTCGGTGGCATGGGCGGCGCTCAACCACTGGCCGCCACCCTGGCCGGCGCTTGCTCGCTGAACATCGAATGCCAGCAAGTGAGCATCGATTTCCGCCTGAAAAGCCGTTATGTCGACGAGCAAGCCAAAGACCTCGACGACGCCCTGGCGCGCATCGACAAGTACACCAAAGAAGGCAAAGCCATCTCCATCGCGCTGCTGGGTAACGCCGCTGAAATTCTCCCGGAACTGGTCAAGCGCGGCGTACGCCCGGACATGGTCACCGACCAGACCAGCGCCCACGATCCACTCAACGGCTACCTGCCGGCCGGCTGGACCTGGGACGAGTACCGCGCTCGCGCCAAGACCGAGCCGGCCGCTGTGATCAAAGCCGCCAAGCAGTCGATGGCGGTGCACGTCAAAGCCATGCTGGAATTCCAGAAGCAAGGCATTCCGACCTTCGACTACGGCAACAACATCCGTCAGATGGCGCAGGAAGAGGGCGTCGAAAACGCGTTCGACTTCCCGGGCTTCGTACCGGCCTATATCCGTCCGCTGTTCTGCCGTGGCATCGGCCCGTTCCGCTGGGCGGCGCTGTCGGGCGATCCGCAAGACATCTACAAAACCGACGCCAAGGTCAAAGAACTGATCCCGGACGACGCGCACCTGCACAACTGGCTGGACATGGCCCGCGAGCGCATCAGCTTCCAGGGTCTGCCGGCACGTATCTGCTGGGTGGGTCTGGGTCTGCGCGCCAAGCTCGGTCTGGCCTTCAACGAGATGGTCCGCAGCGGCGAGCTGTCGGCACCGATCGTGATCGGTCGCGACCACCTCGACTCCGGTTCGGTATCCAGCCCGAACCGCGAAACCGAATCGATGCAGGACGGTTCCGACGCCGTGTCCGACTGGCCATTGCTCAATGCTCTGCTCAACACCGCGAGCGGCGCGACCTGGGTTTCCCTGCACCACGGCGGCGGCGTCGGCATGGGCTTCTCGCAGCACTCGGGCATGGTGATTGTCTGCGACGGTACCGACGAAGCGGCCGAGCGAATCGCCCGCGTACTGCACAACGACCCGGCCACCGGTGTCATGCGTCACGCCGATGCCGGTTACCAGATCGCCATCGACTGCGCCAAGGAGCAGGGTCTGAACCTGCCGATGATTACCGGTAAATAA
- a CDS encoding cytosine permease yields the protein MAVNTDRAGNKPLIERRSIDYIPEAERHGRLFSQFTLWMGANLQITAIVTGALAVVLGGDVFWSLIGLLIGQLLGGGVMALHAAQGPKLGLPQMISSRVQFGVYGAAIPIVLVCLMYLGFTATGTVLSGQALGQLFGVSDTVGILLFASVIVVVTVLGYRVIHWIGRVASVIGVIAFVYLFSRLISQVDVGALLQIRHFSWSSFLLAVSLAASWQIAFGPYVADYSRYLPSNTSAVKTFFAAGAGSVVGAQVAMILGVFAAASANGQFAGHEVAYIVGLGGTGATAALLYFSIAFGKVTISTLNSYGSFMCIATIISGFRGHLQVSRLQRLVFVLFIVGAATLIALLGQHSFLGAFKSFILFLLAFFTPWSAINLVDYYCITRERYDVPALANPDGRYGRWNMLGISVYVFGVLVQLPFISTKFYTGPLVAALGDVDISWIIGLVLPAAVYYVCAKKWHSAVPDQLILPVEQSSHAQPEKSGASRVAAQA from the coding sequence ATGGCTGTTAACACCGATCGTGCAGGCAACAAACCGTTGATCGAAAGGCGTTCGATCGACTACATCCCGGAAGCGGAAAGACACGGTCGTCTGTTTAGCCAGTTCACCCTGTGGATGGGTGCCAACCTGCAAATCACCGCGATTGTCACCGGGGCCCTGGCCGTGGTGCTGGGCGGTGATGTGTTCTGGTCGTTGATCGGTCTGTTGATCGGTCAACTGCTCGGCGGCGGGGTGATGGCGCTGCATGCGGCGCAAGGGCCGAAGCTCGGTCTGCCGCAGATGATTTCCAGCCGCGTACAGTTCGGCGTGTATGGCGCCGCCATCCCGATTGTGTTGGTGTGCCTGATGTACCTCGGTTTCACTGCCACCGGCACGGTATTGTCCGGTCAGGCGCTGGGCCAGTTGTTTGGCGTCAGCGATACCGTCGGCATCCTGCTTTTCGCCAGTGTCATTGTGGTGGTCACGGTGCTCGGTTATCGGGTGATCCACTGGATCGGCCGTGTCGCCAGTGTCATTGGCGTGATCGCCTTCGTTTATCTGTTCAGCCGGCTGATCAGTCAGGTTGACGTGGGCGCACTCCTGCAAATCCGTCACTTCAGCTGGAGCAGCTTCCTGCTGGCGGTGTCGCTCGCCGCTTCCTGGCAGATCGCGTTCGGCCCTTACGTGGCTGACTACTCGCGATACCTGCCGAGTAATACCTCGGCGGTAAAAACCTTCTTCGCCGCCGGTGCCGGTTCTGTGGTCGGTGCGCAAGTGGCGATGATCCTCGGTGTGTTCGCCGCAGCTTCCGCCAACGGTCAATTCGCCGGTCACGAAGTGGCCTACATCGTCGGTCTGGGCGGCACCGGTGCCACCGCTGCGTTGCTGTACTTCAGCATCGCGTTCGGCAAAGTGACCATCTCGACGCTGAACTCCTACGGCAGTTTCATGTGCATCGCGACCATCATCAGCGGCTTCCGTGGCCACCTGCAGGTCTCGCGTTTGCAGCGTCTGGTGTTCGTGCTGTTCATCGTCGGCGCTGCAACCCTGATCGCCTTGCTCGGCCAGCACTCGTTCCTCGGTGCGTTCAAGTCTTTCATCCTGTTCCTGCTCGCCTTCTTCACGCCTTGGAGCGCGATCAACCTGGTCGACTACTACTGCATCACCCGTGAGCGCTATGACGTACCGGCGCTGGCCAATCCTGACGGTCGCTACGGACGCTGGAACATGCTCGGGATCAGCGTCTATGTGTTCGGCGTTCTGGTGCAGCTGCCGTTCATCTCCACCAAGTTCTACACCGGTCCGCTGGTGGCGGCGCTGGGTGATGTGGATATCTCCTGGATCATCGGTCTGGTGTTGCCTGCCGCCGTGTATTACGTGTGCGCCAAAAAATGGCACAGCGCTGTACCTGATCAGCTGATTCTGCCGGTCGAGCAGAGCAGCCATGCACAACCTGAAAAAAGCGGGGCCAGTCGCGTAGCGGCGCAGGCCTGA
- a CDS encoding ABC transporter substrate-binding protein, producing MKSNKTLLTTLLSMGLLASAGATQAAGWCESGKPVKFAGLNWESGMLLTDVLQVVLEKGYDCKTDSLPGNSITMENALSSNDIQVFAEEWVGRSEVWNKAEKAGKVVGVGAPVVGAVEGWYVPRYVIEGDAKRKLEPKAPDLKNIADLGKYAAVFKDAEEPSKGRFYNCPAGWTCELDNSEMLKSYGLENSYTNFRPGTGPALDAAVLSSYKRGEPILFYYWSPTPLMGQVDLVKLEEKPGVDKTVSIKVGLSKTFHDEAPELVAVLEKVNLPIDLLNQNLGRMAKERIESPKLAKIFLKEHPEVWHAWVSDDAARKIDAAL from the coding sequence ATGAAATCGAACAAGACCCTGCTGACCACTTTGCTTTCCATGGGCCTGCTCGCCAGTGCCGGTGCCACTCAGGCCGCCGGTTGGTGCGAGTCCGGCAAACCGGTGAAATTCGCCGGTCTGAACTGGGAAAGCGGCATGCTGCTGACCGACGTCCTGCAAGTGGTGCTGGAGAAAGGTTACGACTGCAAGACCGACAGCCTGCCGGGCAACTCCATCACCATGGAGAACGCCCTGAGCAGCAACGATATTCAAGTGTTCGCCGAAGAGTGGGTCGGCCGCAGCGAGGTCTGGAACAAGGCCGAGAAGGCCGGCAAAGTCGTCGGTGTCGGCGCGCCAGTGGTGGGCGCGGTGGAAGGCTGGTACGTGCCGCGCTACGTGATCGAGGGCGACGCCAAGCGCAAGCTTGAGCCGAAAGCGCCAGACCTGAAAAACATCGCTGATCTGGGCAAATACGCCGCCGTGTTCAAGGACGCCGAAGAGCCATCGAAAGGCCGTTTCTACAACTGCCCGGCCGGCTGGACCTGTGAGCTGGACAACAGCGAAATGCTCAAGAGCTACGGCCTCGAAAACAGCTACACCAACTTCCGTCCGGGCACCGGCCCGGCACTCGATGCGGCGGTGCTGTCGAGCTACAAGCGTGGCGAGCCGATCCTGTTCTACTACTGGTCGCCAACCCCGCTGATGGGCCAGGTTGATCTGGTCAAACTCGAAGAGAAACCCGGCGTCGACAAGACCGTGAGCATCAAGGTCGGCCTGTCCAAGACCTTCCACGACGAAGCCCCGGAACTGGTGGCCGTGCTGGAAAAGGTCAACCTGCCGATCGACCTGTTGAACCAGAACCTGGGACGCATGGCGAAGGAACGTATCGAGTCGCCAAAACTGGCGAAAATCTTCCTCAAGGAACATCCTGAGGTCTGGCACGCATGGGTGAGCGACGACGCAGCCAGGAAAATCGACGCGGCCTTGTAG
- a CDS encoding proline/glycine betaine ABC transporter permease codes for MFPESFTFSIADWVNGWVDSLVTNYGDVFRHISDTLLWAIVNLEGLLRAAPWWLMLAIVGVVAWHATRKVVTTAVIVGLLFLVGAVGLWDKLMQTLALMMVATIISVLIGIPLGILSARSNRLRSVLMPLLDIMQTMPSFVYLIPVLMLFGLGKVPAIFATVIYAAPPLIRLTDLGIRQVDGEVMEAINAFGANRWQQLFGVQLPLALPSIMAGINQTTMMALSMVVIASMIGARGLGEDVLVGIQTLNVGRGLEAGLAIVILAVVIDRITQAYGRPRHEVSK; via the coding sequence ATGTTTCCCGAAAGCTTTACCTTTTCCATCGCCGACTGGGTCAACGGTTGGGTCGATTCGCTGGTGACCAACTACGGTGATGTGTTCCGCCACATCTCCGACACCCTGCTCTGGGCCATCGTCAATCTCGAGGGCCTGCTGCGCGCCGCGCCGTGGTGGCTGATGCTGGCGATTGTCGGTGTCGTCGCCTGGCATGCCACGCGCAAAGTGGTGACCACCGCTGTCATCGTCGGTCTGCTGTTCCTCGTTGGCGCTGTCGGCCTGTGGGACAAACTCATGCAGACCCTGGCGCTGATGATGGTCGCGACGATCATTTCGGTGCTGATCGGCATCCCGCTGGGGATTCTCTCGGCGCGCAGCAATCGCCTGCGTTCGGTGCTGATGCCGCTGCTCGACATCATGCAGACCATGCCAAGTTTCGTGTACCTGATTCCGGTGCTGATGCTGTTCGGCCTGGGCAAGGTGCCGGCGATTTTCGCCACGGTGATCTACGCCGCACCGCCGCTGATCCGCCTGACCGATCTGGGCATTCGCCAGGTCGACGGCGAAGTCATGGAAGCGATCAATGCGTTCGGCGCCAATCGCTGGCAGCAACTGTTTGGCGTGCAACTGCCGCTGGCCCTGCCGAGCATCATGGCCGGGATCAACCAGACCACCATGATGGCCCTGTCGATGGTGGTGATTGCCTCGATGATCGGTGCCCGTGGCCTGGGTGAAGATGTGTTGGTGGGCATTCAGACCCTCAACGTCGGACGCGGTCTTGAGGCCGGTCTGGCGATCGTGATTCTCGCAGTGGTCATCGACCGCATTACTCAGGCGTACGGTCGGCCACGGCATGAGGTGAGCAAATGA